Proteins from a genomic interval of Kitasatospora kifunensis:
- a CDS encoding Rv3235 family protein — MAETALHRTVAAPAIHRLAPRHPAAVHRTPAGHRAPAHRQAPHGPADRAGAPRGPRHPRAACDTGAPEPDGGLATRFALRLVEVLAGARPVGQLARHTTHDGYRQLARLAQDGPLRRSGALPRPKLGRVHTSAPGPGALEACVRVEAGARHRMVAFRLERHWRTAQWQCAAVEAR; from the coding sequence ATGGCCGAGACCGCGCTCCACCGCACCGTTGCCGCACCGGCGATCCACCGACTGGCGCCCCGTCATCCGGCTGCCGTCCACCGCACGCCCGCCGGGCATCGGGCCCCGGCGCACCGCCAGGCGCCGCACGGCCCCGCCGACCGCGCCGGAGCGCCGCGCGGTCCCCGCCACCCGCGTGCCGCCTGCGACACCGGCGCGCCCGAGCCGGACGGCGGCCTGGCCACCCGCTTCGCGCTGCGCCTGGTCGAGGTGCTCGCCGGGGCGCGCCCGGTGGGCCAACTGGCCCGCCACACCACCCACGACGGCTACCGCCAGCTGGCCCGCCTCGCGCAGGACGGTCCGCTGCGCCGGTCCGGGGCACTGCCGCGTCCCAAGCTCGGCCGGGTACACACCAGCGCTCCGGGGCCCGGCGCGCTGGAGGCCTGCGTCCGGGTCGAAGCCGGCGCCCGGCACCGCATGGTGGCCTTCCGCCTCGAGCGGCACTGGCGCACCGCGCAGTGGCAGTGCGCCGCCGTGGAGGCCCGGTGA
- a CDS encoding DUF6912 family protein translates to MRVYVPTTLAALAQAHPDGALEQSAAYAVTPALREWYVSDDLEELEYAALVRAAQSSLRLLAADPGAPRRRVVVALDVADGGVQPFPGDEYQDQASLGRVVLAGPVRLAKAAAVHADAADQEVLQDVTAAVGAIAAADAGDTDAQFSVDGAEDHELLWFATQEIPGLLGPA, encoded by the coding sequence ATGCGTGTCTACGTGCCCACCACCCTGGCCGCCCTGGCCCAGGCGCACCCGGACGGCGCGCTGGAGCAGTCCGCGGCCTACGCGGTCACCCCCGCGCTGCGCGAGTGGTACGTCAGCGATGACCTGGAGGAGCTGGAGTACGCCGCCCTGGTCCGCGCCGCGCAGTCCTCGCTGCGGCTGCTGGCCGCCGACCCCGGCGCGCCGCGCCGCCGCGTGGTGGTGGCGCTGGACGTGGCGGACGGCGGCGTCCAGCCGTTCCCCGGCGACGAGTACCAGGACCAGGCCTCGCTCGGCCGGGTCGTGCTGGCCGGCCCCGTCCGCCTGGCCAAGGCCGCCGCCGTGCACGCGGACGCCGCCGACCAGGAGGTGCTCCAGGACGTCACCGCCGCCGTGGGTGCCATCGCCGCCGCCGACGCGGGGGACACCGACGCGCAGTTCAGCGTGGACGGCGCCGAGGACCACGAGCTGCTCTGGTTCGCCACCCAGGAGATCCCCGGGCTGCTCGGGCCTGCCTGA
- a CDS encoding HAD family hydrolase, which produces MRTHIVWDWNGTLLHDMAAVLGASNAAFAVVGGAPLTLEQYREMYEIPIPRFYHRALGFQPSGAEWERLDATFQQRYSELSSGCTLTAGAPELLAAWAAEGGTQSLLSMYEHERLLPAVEAFGIRRHFLRVDGRTGPSHGQKAASLVRHLAALAPAVDPARTVVIGDAADDALAARQVGAHAVLYTGGSHTRANLEPVGVPVVDSLAEAVELARRITG; this is translated from the coding sequence GTGCGAACTCATATCGTCTGGGACTGGAACGGCACGCTGCTGCACGACATGGCCGCGGTGCTCGGGGCGAGCAACGCGGCCTTCGCGGTGGTCGGCGGCGCGCCGCTGACGCTTGAGCAGTACCGCGAGATGTACGAGATCCCCATCCCGCGCTTCTACCACCGGGCGCTGGGCTTCCAGCCCAGCGGAGCCGAGTGGGAGCGGCTGGACGCAACCTTCCAGCAGCGCTACTCCGAGCTGAGCTCCGGCTGCACGCTGACCGCGGGCGCCCCCGAGCTGCTCGCCGCCTGGGCGGCCGAGGGCGGCACCCAGTCGCTGCTGTCGATGTACGAGCACGAGCGCCTGCTGCCCGCCGTCGAGGCCTTCGGCATCCGGCGGCACTTCCTGCGGGTGGACGGCCGCACCGGCCCCTCGCACGGGCAGAAGGCCGCCTCGCTGGTGCGCCACCTGGCCGCGCTCGCCCCCGCGGTGGACCCGGCCCGCACGGTCGTGATCGGGGATGCGGCCGATGACGCGCTGGCGGCCCGTCAGGTCGGTGCGCACGCAGTGCTCTACACCGGCGGGTCGCACACCCGGGCGAACCTGGAGCCGGTGGGGGTCCCGGTGGTGGACAGCCTGGCCGAAGCGGTCGAGCTGGCCCGCCGGATCACCGGCTGA
- the pruA gene encoding L-glutamate gamma-semialdehyde dehydrogenase translates to MDAVTKVPVPVNEPVHGYAPGSPERERLLKRLDALAAEPIPLPMTIGGEQRFGSGERIEVVQPHHHAAKLGVLGNATTQDAALAVQAALDAGPDWRRLSFDDRAAVFLRAAELLAGPWRETLAAATMLGQSKTVQQAEIDAPCELVDFWRFNVHFARQILAEQPESSPGVWNRTDHRPLEGFVYAVTPFNFTAIAGNLPTAPALLGNTVVWKPAPTQTFAAYHLMRLLEAAGLPPGVINLVTGDGQALSQVALASPDLAGLHFTGSTATFRTLWQGIGANLANYRSYPRIVGETGGKDFLIAHPSADPQTLTTALIRGAFEYQGQKCSALSRAYLPRSLWERIKDELLGQIDALTVGDVSDLSNFMGALIDARAFAKNRDAIERAQRDPAVELVAGGQYDDAIGYFVRPTVLVGGAGRNEIFSTEYFGPILAVQLYEDRRWPEALAAVDADAPYGLTGAVFAQDRHAIAEALEALRFAAGNFYINDKPTGAVVGQQPFGGGRASGTNDKAGAAQNLLRWTSARSIKETFVPATAVGYPHLG, encoded by the coding sequence ATCGACGCCGTGACCAAGGTGCCCGTCCCGGTCAACGAGCCGGTGCACGGCTACGCCCCGGGCAGTCCGGAACGCGAGCGCCTGCTCAAGCGGCTGGACGCGTTGGCGGCCGAGCCGATCCCGCTGCCGATGACCATCGGCGGCGAGCAGCGGTTCGGCTCCGGCGAGCGGATCGAGGTGGTCCAGCCGCACCACCACGCGGCCAAGCTCGGCGTGCTCGGCAACGCCACCACCCAGGACGCCGCGCTCGCGGTGCAGGCGGCGCTCGACGCGGGTCCCGACTGGCGCAGGCTCTCCTTCGACGACCGGGCGGCGGTCTTCCTGCGGGCCGCCGAGCTGCTGGCGGGGCCCTGGCGCGAGACGCTCGCGGCGGCCACCATGCTCGGTCAGTCCAAGACCGTCCAGCAGGCCGAGATCGACGCGCCCTGCGAGCTGGTCGACTTCTGGCGCTTCAACGTGCACTTCGCTCGGCAGATCCTGGCCGAGCAGCCCGAATCCTCGCCCGGCGTGTGGAACCGCACCGACCACCGCCCGCTGGAGGGCTTCGTCTACGCCGTCACGCCGTTCAACTTCACCGCCATCGCCGGCAACCTGCCCACCGCCCCGGCCCTGCTGGGCAACACCGTGGTCTGGAAGCCCGCGCCCACCCAGACCTTCGCGGCCTACCACCTGATGCGCCTGCTGGAGGCGGCCGGGCTGCCGCCCGGGGTGATCAACCTGGTCACCGGGGACGGCCAGGCGCTCTCCCAGGTGGCGCTGGCCAGCCCCGACCTGGCCGGCCTGCACTTCACCGGTTCGACCGCCACCTTCCGCACGCTCTGGCAGGGCATCGGGGCCAACCTGGCGAACTACCGGAGCTATCCGCGGATCGTCGGCGAGACCGGCGGCAAGGACTTCCTGATCGCGCACCCTTCGGCCGACCCGCAGACCCTGACCACCGCGCTGATCCGCGGCGCCTTCGAGTACCAGGGCCAGAAGTGCTCCGCGCTCTCCCGCGCCTACCTGCCGCGCAGCCTCTGGGAGCGGATCAAGGACGAGCTGCTGGGCCAGATCGACGCCCTGACGGTGGGTGACGTCAGCGACCTGTCCAACTTCATGGGCGCGCTGATCGACGCCCGGGCCTTCGCCAAGAACCGCGACGCGATCGAGCGGGCCCAGCGGGACCCGGCCGTCGAGCTGGTGGCCGGCGGCCAGTACGACGACGCGATCGGCTACTTCGTGCGCCCCACCGTGCTGGTCGGCGGCGCGGGGCGGAACGAGATCTTCAGCACCGAGTACTTCGGCCCGATCCTGGCGGTGCAGCTCTACGAGGACCGCCGCTGGCCCGAGGCGCTGGCCGCGGTGGACGCCGATGCTCCCTACGGTCTGACCGGCGCGGTCTTCGCCCAGGACCGGCACGCCATCGCCGAGGCCCTGGAGGCGCTGCGCTTCGCGGCCGGCAACTTCTACATCAACGACAAGCCCACCGGTGCGGTGGTCGGCCAGCAGCCCTTCGGCGGTGGCCGGGCCTCGGGGACCAACGACAAGGCCGGTGCCGCGCAGAACCTGCTGCGCTGGACCTCGGCCCGGTCGATCAAGGAGACCTTCGTCCCGGCGACCGCGGTCGGCTACCCGCACCTGGGCTGA
- a CDS encoding NAD-glutamate dehydrogenase, translating to MQTKLDAAKAELLVKAAAAAEHSQVGGAAPGEGLSNGALTAYLHHYYLHTAPEDLVDRDPVDVYGAAASHYRLGLKRPQGTAEVRVSTPTVDENGWSSGHTVVEVITDDMPFLVDSVTNELSRQNRAIHLVIHPQLIVRRDITGKLLEIIDIDACARSQAAGAEWPADATVESWMHIEIDRESDREDLRQIEADLRRVLGDVREVVEDWAKMRTSALRLADELAEQPPAHLPEQEVGEAWELMRWLADEKFTFLGYREYDLVEHEGEEVLRAIPGTGLGILRSDPLSMDTDHHPVSESFGRLSAPVRAKAHEKKLLVLTKANSRSTVHRPAYLDYVGVKKFDAAGNVVGERRFLGLFSSAAYTESVTRIPVVRRKVQEVVDGSGFAAESHDGRDLLQILETFPRDEIFQTPAEELQQIATSVLYLQERRKLRLYLRQDEYGRYFSALVYLPRDRYTTRIRLRLMDILMQELNGAAIDYTVWSTESVLTRLHFVVRVAPGSELPELTEAEVERIEAKLAEAARFWMDGFNDQLLVELGEERAAELAHKYANAFPDGYRADFSARTAVADLKQIESLHGEGDFRLNLYQPVGAGEDERRFKVYRVGGPISLTEVLPVLQRLGVEVLDEHPYALRRSDHTTAWIYDFGLRLRENTELTDEARERFQEAFAATWTGLAENDGFNGLILTAGLNWRQAVVLRAYAKYLRQAGSTFSQDYVEDALRNNAHTTRLLVNLFEARLSPSHQLGADELTEGILEELAGALDEVVSLDEDRILRSFLHLIKATLRTNFFQRAADGQWHPYVSMKLDPHAIPDLPAPRPAFEIWVYSPQVEGVHLRFGKVARGGLRWSDRREDFRTEILGLVKAQMVKNTVIVPVGAKGGFVAKQLPDPAVDRDAWLAEGISSYKTFISALLDITDNLKGGQVVHPADVVRHDEDDTYLVVAADKGTATFSDIANGVAEEYGFWLGDAFASGGSAGYDHKGMGITARGAWESVKRNFRELGVDTQTEDFTVVGIGDMSGDVFGNGMLLSEHIRLVAAFDHRHIFLDPNPQAAASYAERRRLFDLPRSSWDDYDKSLISAGGGIFPRSAKSIQLSPQVRAALGIEVAKLTPAELMKAILQAPVDLFWNGGIGTYVKAERETNADVGDKANDAIRVNGSQIRARVIGEGGNLGCTQLGRIEYAQIGGPNSSGGWINTDAIDNSAGVDTSDHEVNIKILLNQVVAEGDMTVKQRNVLLAEMTEDVGKLVLRNNYAQNVVLANAVAQAHSMVNVHSRMINRLEADGQLDRGLEFLPSEKQLKDRQQAGFGLTQPELSVLLAYTKITLAEELLATGLPDDPYFRDTLHLYFPNALHQRFAEAVDNHALRREIVTTLIVNDTINRGGCTFAFRLREETGATYEEIARTHTAARAVFGLEKIWDEVEGLDNRIPAEIATRMRLHSRRLVERATRWMLNNRRQPLDIASTIAFFQQRVDQVWSSLPKPLRGENLAWFEKIHAELIAAGVPEALATRVAGLSSVFPTLDITEVADRSGKDVAEVADLYYDLGDRLGITHLLDRIIELPRVDRWSSMARTSIREDLFAAHAQLTDDVLACGPQNATSEQRYNAWAELNGTLLSRAQTTLDDIRGSDTYALSSLSVAMRVIRTLLRTGSMR from the coding sequence ATGCAGACCAAGCTGGACGCGGCGAAGGCCGAACTGCTCGTCAAGGCGGCCGCGGCCGCCGAGCACAGCCAGGTAGGGGGAGCAGCGCCCGGGGAAGGTCTCAGCAACGGCGCTCTGACCGCGTACCTGCACCACTACTACCTCCACACCGCCCCCGAGGACCTGGTCGACCGCGACCCGGTCGACGTCTACGGGGCGGCCGCCTCGCACTACCGGTTGGGCCTCAAGCGACCCCAGGGCACCGCCGAGGTCCGGGTCTCCACCCCGACCGTCGACGAGAACGGCTGGTCCAGCGGCCACACGGTGGTCGAGGTGATCACCGACGACATGCCGTTCCTGGTCGACTCGGTCACCAACGAGCTGTCCCGCCAGAACCGGGCGATCCACCTGGTCATCCACCCGCAGCTGATCGTGCGCCGTGACATCACCGGCAAGCTGCTGGAGATCATCGACATCGACGCCTGTGCGCGCAGCCAGGCCGCCGGCGCCGAGTGGCCCGCGGACGCGACCGTCGAGTCGTGGATGCACATCGAGATCGACCGCGAGAGCGACCGCGAGGACCTGCGCCAGATCGAGGCCGACCTGCGCCGGGTGCTGGGCGATGTGCGCGAGGTGGTCGAGGACTGGGCGAAGATGCGCACCTCCGCGCTGCGCCTGGCCGACGAGCTCGCCGAGCAGCCCCCGGCCCACCTGCCCGAGCAGGAGGTCGGCGAGGCCTGGGAGCTGATGCGCTGGCTGGCCGACGAGAAGTTCACCTTCCTCGGCTACCGCGAGTACGACCTGGTCGAGCACGAGGGCGAGGAGGTGCTGCGGGCCATCCCCGGCACCGGCCTGGGCATCCTGCGCTCCGACCCGCTGAGCATGGACACCGACCACCACCCGGTCAGCGAGTCCTTCGGCCGCCTGTCCGCCCCCGTGCGGGCCAAGGCGCACGAGAAGAAGCTGTTGGTGCTCACCAAGGCCAACTCCCGGTCCACCGTGCACCGCCCGGCGTACCTGGACTACGTCGGCGTGAAGAAGTTCGACGCGGCCGGCAACGTGGTCGGCGAGCGCCGCTTCCTGGGCCTGTTCTCCTCGGCCGCCTACACCGAGTCGGTCACCCGGATCCCGGTGGTGCGCCGCAAGGTGCAGGAGGTGGTCGACGGCTCCGGCTTCGCCGCCGAGAGCCACGACGGCCGGGACCTGCTGCAGATCCTGGAGACCTTCCCGCGCGACGAGATCTTCCAGACCCCCGCCGAGGAGCTCCAGCAGATCGCCACCAGCGTCCTGTACCTCCAGGAGCGCCGCAAGCTGCGGCTGTACCTGCGCCAGGACGAGTACGGGCGCTACTTCTCCGCCCTGGTCTACCTGCCGCGCGACCGCTACACCACCCGCATCCGGCTGCGCCTGATGGACATCCTGATGCAGGAGCTGAACGGTGCGGCGATCGACTACACGGTCTGGTCCACCGAGTCGGTGCTGACCCGGCTGCACTTCGTGGTCCGGGTCGCCCCGGGCAGTGAGCTGCCGGAGCTGACCGAGGCCGAGGTCGAGCGGATCGAGGCCAAGCTGGCCGAGGCCGCCCGGTTCTGGATGGACGGCTTCAACGACCAGTTGCTGGTCGAGCTGGGCGAGGAGCGGGCCGCCGAGCTGGCGCACAAGTACGCCAACGCCTTCCCCGACGGCTACCGCGCCGACTTCAGCGCCCGCACCGCGGTGGCCGACCTCAAGCAGATCGAGTCGCTGCACGGCGAGGGCGACTTCCGGCTCAACCTCTACCAGCCGGTCGGCGCGGGCGAGGACGAGCGCCGCTTCAAGGTCTACCGGGTCGGCGGCCCGATCTCGCTGACCGAGGTGCTGCCGGTGCTCCAGCGCCTGGGCGTCGAGGTGCTCGACGAGCACCCGTACGCGCTGCGCCGCTCCGACCACACCACGGCCTGGATCTACGACTTCGGCCTGCGGCTGCGCGAGAACACCGAGCTGACCGACGAGGCCCGCGAGCGCTTCCAGGAGGCCTTCGCCGCCACCTGGACCGGTCTCGCGGAGAACGACGGCTTCAACGGCCTGATCCTCACCGCGGGCCTGAACTGGCGTCAGGCCGTGGTGCTGCGCGCCTACGCCAAGTACCTGCGCCAGGCCGGCAGCACCTTCTCGCAGGACTACGTCGAGGACGCGCTGCGCAACAACGCGCACACCACCCGCCTGCTGGTCAACCTCTTCGAGGCCCGCCTGAGCCCCAGCCACCAGCTGGGCGCCGACGAGCTGACCGAGGGCATCCTGGAGGAGCTGGCCGGCGCGCTCGACGAGGTCGTCTCGCTGGACGAGGACCGCATCCTGCGCTCCTTCCTGCACCTGATCAAGGCCACCCTGCGGACCAACTTCTTCCAGCGCGCCGCGGACGGCCAGTGGCACCCGTACGTGTCGATGAAGCTCGACCCGCACGCGATCCCCGACCTGCCGGCCCCCCGCCCGGCCTTCGAGATCTGGGTCTACTCGCCCCAGGTCGAGGGCGTGCACCTGCGCTTCGGCAAGGTCGCGCGTGGCGGTCTGCGCTGGTCGGACCGGCGCGAGGACTTCCGCACCGAGATCCTCGGCCTGGTCAAGGCCCAGATGGTCAAGAACACCGTGATCGTGCCGGTCGGCGCCAAGGGCGGCTTCGTCGCCAAGCAGCTGCCGGACCCGGCGGTGGACCGTGACGCCTGGCTGGCCGAGGGCATCTCGTCCTACAAGACCTTCATCTCGGCACTGCTGGACATCACCGACAACCTCAAGGGCGGCCAGGTCGTCCACCCGGCGGACGTGGTCCGCCACGACGAGGACGACACCTACCTGGTGGTCGCCGCCGACAAGGGCACCGCGACCTTCTCGGACATCGCCAACGGCGTGGCCGAGGAGTACGGCTTCTGGCTGGGCGACGCGTTCGCCTCCGGCGGTTCGGCCGGCTACGACCACAAGGGCATGGGCATCACGGCGCGCGGCGCCTGGGAGTCCGTCAAGCGCAACTTCCGCGAGCTGGGCGTGGACACCCAGACCGAGGACTTCACCGTGGTCGGCATCGGCGACATGTCCGGTGACGTGTTCGGCAACGGCATGCTGCTCAGCGAGCACATCCGCCTGGTGGCCGCCTTCGACCACCGGCACATCTTCCTGGACCCGAACCCGCAGGCCGCCGCCTCCTACGCCGAGCGGCGCCGGCTCTTCGACCTGCCGCGCAGCTCCTGGGACGACTACGACAAGTCGCTGATCTCGGCCGGCGGCGGGATCTTCCCGCGCAGCGCCAAGTCGATCCAGCTCAGCCCCCAGGTCCGTGCGGCGCTCGGCATCGAGGTGGCCAAGCTCACCCCGGCCGAGCTGATGAAGGCGATCCTCCAGGCCCCGGTGGACCTGTTCTGGAACGGCGGCATCGGCACCTACGTCAAGGCCGAGCGGGAGACCAACGCGGACGTCGGCGACAAGGCCAACGACGCGATCCGGGTCAACGGCAGCCAGATCCGGGCCCGGGTGATCGGCGAGGGCGGCAACCTCGGCTGCACCCAGCTGGGCCGGATCGAGTACGCCCAGATCGGCGGCCCGAACAGCTCCGGTGGCTGGATCAACACCGACGCCATCGACAACTCGGCCGGCGTGGACACCTCGGACCACGAGGTGAACATCAAGATCCTGCTCAACCAGGTGGTCGCCGAGGGCGACATGACGGTCAAGCAGCGCAACGTCCTGCTGGCCGAGATGACCGAGGACGTCGGCAAGCTCGTCCTGCGCAACAACTACGCGCAGAACGTGGTGCTGGCCAACGCGGTGGCCCAGGCGCACAGCATGGTCAACGTGCACTCGCGGATGATCAACCGGCTGGAGGCCGACGGCCAGCTCGACCGCGGGCTGGAGTTCCTGCCCAGCGAGAAGCAGCTGAAGGACCGTCAGCAGGCCGGTTTCGGGCTCACCCAGCCCGAGCTGTCGGTGCTGCTCGCCTACACCAAGATCACGCTGGCCGAGGAGCTGCTCGCCACCGGGCTGCCCGACGACCCGTACTTCCGCGACACCCTGCACCTGTACTTCCCCAACGCGCTGCACCAGCGGTTCGCCGAGGCGGTGGACAACCACGCGCTGCGCCGGGAGATCGTCACCACGCTGATCGTCAACGACACGATCAACCGCGGTGGTTGCACCTTCGCCTTCCGGCTGCGCGAGGAGACCGGGGCGACCTACGAGGAGATCGCCCGCACCCACACCGCGGCCCGTGCGGTCTTCGGCCTGGAGAAGATCTGGGACGAGGTCGAGGGTCTGGACAACCGGATCCCGGCGGAGATCGCCACCCGGATGCGCCTGCACTCGCGCCGTCTGGTCGAGCGGGCCACCCGGTGGATGCTCAACAACCGCCGCCAGCCGCTGGACATCGCGTCGACCATCGCCTTCTTCCAGCAGCGGGTGGACCAGGTCTGGAGCAGCCTGCCCAAGCCGCTGCGCGGCGAGAACCTGGCCTGGTTCGAGAAGATCCACGCCGAGCTGATCGCGGCTGGCGTTCCCGAGGCGCTGGCCACCCGGGTGGCCGGACTCTCCTCGGTCTTCCCGACCCTGGACATCACCGAGGTCGCGGACCGCTCGGGCAAGGACGTGGCCGAGGTCGCCGACCTCTACTACGACCTGGGCGACCGCCTGGGCATCACCCACCTGCTGGACCGGATCATCGAGCTGCCGCGCGTCGACCGGTGGTCCTCGATGGCGCGCACCTCGATCCGCGAGGACCTCTTCGCGGCGCACGCCCAGCTCACCGACGACGTGCTGGCCTGCGGTCCGCAGAACGCGACCAGCGAGCAGCGCTACAACGCCTGGGCCGAGCTCAACGGCACGCTGCTGAGCCGGGCGCAGACCACGCTGGACGACATAAGGGGTTCGGACACTTACGCCCTGTCCAGCCTCTCGGTGGCCATGCGGGTGATCCGCACGCTGCTGCGCACCGGTTCGATGCGCTGA
- a CDS encoding FtsK/SpoIIIE domain-containing protein, giving the protein MPASATDVLVTAPVGTPLGSLAAALAGAVGVRGARSATHVHLYAGSQRIDERTPLGHPPLLDGAVLALGEPDPDADEPPAGPAAELRVIGGPDAGGVHRLHGRQVRVGRSSEADVPLDDPDVSRLHLSLQLATDGTVTVHDLGSTNGTALDGRALGEEPRVLTESALLRLGESTVTLAAAPGAEQARATTPDGLGHLQVSPPPPARPSVPVAEQPEPPVPSGAGRTRSLLARRLGRSPAPDTAAPAAARAVARDAAQQHAKARDRQATALRERWPDPATLLLNALGPGPRLWERVPAHPDALTLRLGTADLAGGPGTTPGTMLPAVPVTVDLRRAGSLGVAGPRARLLGLARALLAQLATLHPPSGLSLVVVSADEQHQSERRTADWAWSLWLPHLRPGHGQDCRLLIGLDAAQAEQRLAELADRPPEEAAQPVTVLLVDGDPGSTPARQALERLLRHGPASGVFPLCLAERPEQLPPGLGATATVTGEVATRLTVACGDQRTEEVALDAVSAAWAERLARALAPLREAAPMSRGPLPEALRLLDLLQLDTVTPSKLSARWEDLPSTAGTAAALLGTTRDDLCTVDLAGSELTGPAHLLVGGARGAGKSELLRTLVASLAVGERPDRLHVQLIGGRDAGLAGCAELPHVTAALDAAADPRQALLAAEALQEELARREALFGGRSFPVWFAEQALTTRPAVIGQPRSPEPAPARAAVATAAVPGSATVVADAPPVRLIVVVDDYDALLSPTSPAGRPLARALAAIAQRGARLGMHLVAATSRPELSAGSELAEAAQWRIALRTDHPADSELLVHVDDAAALPEQTPGRGYLRRPDGAVLAFQTARVSGRIPRTATLRPTVVAVDPAQLGAPPTRRPVRELGNGPTDLALLASALQRAAQG; this is encoded by the coding sequence GTGCCCGCATCCGCCACCGACGTCCTGGTCACCGCTCCGGTCGGCACCCCGCTCGGATCGCTCGCGGCGGCGCTGGCCGGCGCCGTGGGCGTGCGCGGCGCCCGCAGCGCCACCCATGTGCACCTCTACGCCGGGTCCCAGCGAATCGACGAACGCACCCCGCTCGGCCACCCCCCGCTGCTGGACGGCGCGGTCCTCGCGCTCGGCGAACCCGACCCGGACGCCGACGAGCCGCCGGCCGGGCCCGCCGCCGAGCTGCGGGTGATCGGCGGCCCGGACGCCGGCGGCGTGCACCGGCTGCACGGCCGCCAGGTGCGGGTCGGCCGCTCCAGCGAGGCCGATGTGCCGCTCGACGACCCCGACGTCTCCAGACTGCACCTCTCCCTCCAGCTGGCCACCGACGGCACCGTGACGGTGCACGACCTCGGCTCGACCAACGGCACCGCGCTGGACGGCCGCGCCCTGGGCGAGGAACCGCGAGTGCTGACCGAGAGCGCCCTGCTGCGCCTGGGCGAGTCGACCGTCACGCTGGCCGCCGCCCCCGGCGCCGAGCAGGCCCGCGCCACCACGCCGGACGGCCTGGGCCACCTGCAGGTCAGCCCACCGCCCCCGGCCCGCCCCAGCGTCCCCGTGGCCGAGCAGCCCGAACCGCCCGTGCCCAGCGGAGCCGGTCGCACCCGCTCGCTGCTGGCCCGCCGACTCGGCCGCTCCCCCGCGCCCGACACGGCCGCACCCGCTGCCGCGCGTGCCGTCGCGCGTGACGCGGCGCAGCAGCACGCCAAGGCCCGCGACCGCCAGGCCACCGCGCTGCGCGAGCGCTGGCCCGACCCCGCCACCCTGCTGCTCAACGCGCTCGGCCCGGGCCCGCGGCTCTGGGAGCGGGTGCCCGCCCATCCGGACGCGCTCACCCTGCGCCTGGGCACCGCCGACCTGGCCGGCGGCCCCGGCACCACGCCCGGCACGATGCTGCCCGCCGTCCCGGTCACCGTCGACCTGCGCCGGGCCGGCAGCCTCGGCGTTGCCGGGCCGCGCGCCCGGCTGCTGGGCCTTGCCCGGGCGCTGCTCGCCCAGCTCGCCACGCTGCACCCGCCGAGCGGGCTGAGCCTGGTGGTGGTCAGCGCCGACGAGCAGCACCAGAGCGAGCGGCGCACCGCCGACTGGGCCTGGTCGCTCTGGCTGCCGCACCTGCGCCCGGGCCACGGCCAGGACTGCCGCCTGCTGATCGGTCTGGACGCCGCACAGGCCGAGCAGCGCCTGGCCGAGCTGGCCGACCGCCCGCCCGAGGAGGCCGCGCAGCCCGTCACGGTGCTGCTGGTGGACGGCGATCCGGGCTCGACCCCGGCCCGCCAGGCGCTGGAGCGGCTGCTGCGCCACGGCCCGGCCTCCGGTGTCTTCCCGCTCTGCCTGGCCGAGCGGCCCGAGCAGCTGCCGCCCGGCCTGGGCGCCACCGCCACGGTCACCGGCGAGGTCGCCACCCGGCTGACGGTCGCCTGCGGTGACCAGCGCACCGAGGAGGTCGCGCTGGACGCCGTCTCGGCCGCCTGGGCCGAGCGGCTGGCCCGGGCGCTGGCCCCGCTGCGGGAGGCCGCGCCGATGTCGCGCGGTCCGCTGCCGGAGGCGCTGCGCCTGCTCGACCTGCTGCAGCTGGACACCGTCACCCCCAGCAAGCTCTCGGCCCGCTGGGAGGACCTGCCCAGCACCGCCGGTACCGCCGCCGCGCTGCTCGGCACCACCAGGGACGACCTGTGCACGGTCGACCTGGCCGGGTCCGAACTGACCGGCCCGGCGCACCTGCTGGTCGGCGGCGCCCGCGGCGCCGGCAAGAGCGAGCTGCTGCGCACCCTGGTCGCCTCGCTGGCCGTCGGCGAACGCCCGGACCGGCTGCATGTGCAGCTCATCGGCGGCCGGGACGCGGGCCTGGCCGGCTGCGCCGAACTGCCGCACGTCACCGCCGCGCTGGACGCCGCCGCCGACCCGCGCCAGGCGCTGCTGGCCGCCGAGGCCCTGCAGGAGGAGCTGGCCCGACGCGAGGCGCTGTTCGGCGGGCGTTCCTTCCCGGTCTGGTTCGCCGAGCAGGCGCTGACCACCCGCCCGGCCGTGATCGGGCAGCCGCGCAGCCCCGAGCCGGCACCCGCCCGGGCGGCGGTGGCCACCGCCGCCGTCCCCGGCAGCGCGACCGTGGTGGCCGACGCGCCCCCCGTTCGGCTGATCGTGGTGGTCGACGACTACGACGCGCTGCTCTCCCCCACCTCGCCCGCCGGCCGGCCGCTGGCCCGCGCGCTGGCCGCCATCGCCCAGCGTGGTGCCCGCCTGGGCATGCACCTGGTGGCCGCCACCAGCCGACCGGAGCTGAGCGCGGGCAGCGAACTGGCCGAGGCCGCCCAGTGGCGGATCGCCCTGCGCACCGACCACCCCGCCGACTCCGAGCTGCTGGTCCACGTGGACGACGCGGCCGCGCTGCCCGAGCAGACTCCCGGGCGCGGCTACCTGCGTCGGCCCGACGGCGCGGTGCTGGCCTTCCAGACGGCCCGGGTCAGCGGCCGGATCCCGCGCACCGCCACGCTGCGCCCCACCGTGGTCGCCGTCGACCCGGCCCAGCTGGGCGCTCCGCCCACCCGCCGCCCGGTGCGCGAGCTGGGCAACGGGCCCACCGACCTGGCACTGCTGGCCAGCGCCCTGCAGCGGGCCGCCCAGGGCTGA